AATCAAGTACCACATTTTAATCAAGTCTAATTTAGGACAACCTCTTGTGTGAGGAAGTTTTAGACACCTGAAATTGAGATGTGGGTTATTTTGTGATTACTTTGATGTGAACACAGTGGCAGTCAGCCATTATCTGTTCTCCTGCCAACCCTGCTATGACATGAACAAGAAAGTTGTTGGTTTTATACCCGCTCTCTGTGGTGCGACCATCCGCTGAGCCTCCCTCTTCCGCTGCCAGTGCTGGCTCATCATCCTTAAAGCTGGGGGAGGAAATAAACTCTTATTATCAGATGGTGTGTTGCTGAGGCTGGAGGCActaacatgatttttttttttccatattggtttctgctgctttcatctttgtctttttccagtACCTGGTTGAACTCGTGTCGAAAGAAATGAGAGTGTCGGACAAGGCGGTGAGCGTGTCAACACTGGAGCTGTGAAAATAGAAGAACAAACATGTGGCATTCCAGAGCAGCTTTCAATTACACGTGTGAAAAGAATGAACGCGAACACCCCGtagaagtacacacacacagaaaccccACCTCAGAGCACATTAAAGCTTTGATATTCATTTGTTCTACTTTAAACATACTTGGGATGACATTCATTGGATGTTTGGGGCTCGTTATCAcaatgatattattattatatagtaTCACTGATACTAATGCATGCAGTGGTGGaaatattcagatcctttacttaagtgaAAGTAACAATACCTGAGAATAGACTTACTCCATTACAGTAAAAGTCTTGTAAGTTTTGCtcaagaaaaatacagaaatactgtCAGCAAAATGTGCCTGTGAATGTTACATTTCTCAATATTAAATTACTGAATCATTTCTGATAAACTGTTTGGTAACTTGATCAATAACAATGCACAAGATAACAATACGATTTTAAGTTGATCTTTCGATGTAATATCTTCAAGTTATGAGTAACTTAGGCCTTGAAATATCATATAGTGGCGAAAGGCACCCACTATTTCccctgaaatgtagtggagtggaagtacaaGTATCCCAAACCTGCacttaaaaaacagtgtttgatTTACTTAGTAACTCATACTTTGGTTCGAGGAAATCCTACCTTGgctttggttctggttctggttctggttctggctctggctctggctctggtTCAGTTTTCACTAAGATCTCTGTTACAGCAGATACTGGGGTAAAAGACAGTGGAGCAGGTTGCTCGGTGGCAGGGGACAGTGGGGTAACAGACAGTGGAGCAGGTTGCTCGGTGGCAGGGGACAGTGGGGTAACAGACAGTGGAGCAGGTTGCTCGGTGGCAGGGGACAGTGGGGTAAGAGACAGTGGAGCAGGTTGCTCGACGGCAGGGGACAGTGGGGTAAGAGACACTGGAGCAGGTTGCTCGACGGCAGGGGACAGTGGGGTAAGAGACACTGGAGCAGGTGATTCTGGGACAACTGAAGCCGGAGCAGGGGATGCTGGAGTAGGTGACATCGGGGTTGGTAATGCTGGGCCAAGGTCAACAAGAGGTTTGTCAACTTGCCCAGAAACGTCTGAATCCTCGGGTTCTGGCTTTGTACTGACTGCTTGAATACACTCAGTGATGAGTTCAGGAAGAGGAGTGGCCACCTTGGTGCACCCTGGTTTCATGTTTTCAAACGGGTCCTTTTCTGTAACAGGCGCTGGAGGGGGGTCTTCTTTCACAGGTTCTGGGGCaacctcctccttcttctcctccacctttGGCGCTACTGGCTCTTTGACCGCAACATCAACAGCTGTCTTAACGCTGGTGTCGTTTCTGTAGACCACAAAGATAATGAATGAAACGGACTGAACGGGAGTCACTTGTTGAAAGGAAATAGAAACATGGCACGAGACTCACATTTTCCGTGGTTTGGCCTGAGGTGTGGAGGAAACCGATGTAACGGGGACAGCGGGCAAAGTGCTGGCAGgttgtgaagctgcagcactctcatcatcatcagcaatCTCCACCCTGAGTGTTTGTTGATAGACACGTGTACACATGAATGAAACAGACAGAGTAATGTTTGATGACATACTTGGACTCAGGTTTTCTTACAGAGATATTAGAGGGAGGATTTACCTTTTAGCCACAAATGCTAGGTCGCTGTTGACCAATGGGGTGTCTGTTGGTTCCTCTTTAGGCCTGAGGTGTTTCAAAACACAGCTTTGGTAAGTTTTTCTCATGTCTTTCATGATTTAAGAAGTCCAGAAATGACATGAATGTTCATATTAGCTTCAAGAGGGATACACAAGACAAACTTACTCAAATTTCTTAGCAGCAGAAAGCACATAAGACCGTTGCCTGACTGAAGATTTCTTCAGAACGTTGCTGGCAGCCTCCTTCCTGTGAAAATGAATCATTATGTTGCTAATGTGATCTCTTTTCAGGGCATGTGAGTTCAGACTGGATGGTGTGTCTTTGAGAGTCTTACCGTTTCTCCTGCTCCTCATTGCTAAGCTGACCCTCCTTGTTCTCTGCAGTGGACCTCACAGTGTGGGGGGCTCTGATGAACAGAAGCGCAAACATACGGTACGTAAAAATACATTCTCACTCAGCTGCCAGCAGTTAACTGGGAATCTGACTTGTGCGTGCTTACATTTTCTTGTAGACCTCAGAAGGTTTTTTGTTGAACTGGTTCACTCCACTGTAAAAGGAAGAAACAGAGATTGCATCATTGTGGGAACTGAAGAGGAATTTCTAGTCACACTATTAACTCTGTTTAGTCATCTAGGCTCTTACCTAAATCCATTGTAATTTGAAGTTGAAGCAGGCTTGTCTAGTTTGGTGAAAATGcctctgaaagaaaaacaaaaaataaatattccttTTGTTCTTCGAATGTAACCATAGAGTGACATTTTTCAGTGCTCAGACATCCCCACTTCTGCTTTCAATTTTGCTCCTACCTGATCAGGAATCCTGATGTCGGTGCTCTAAATTCAGAAGAGAAACTTGTTATCAGCACAATCATATTACAGAGGGCTCTGTAAATAACCTTGCGACATTAGAAACCTGCGTTTACCTTTCAGTGTCAGGCTTGGGGGATGGTGGAGTGGGTTCTGTCGGTGATGTCACTGGACTGGTCGGGGCCCCGTTCAGGCGGCTGTTCCTTACTTCTGCTATCCTGCATGGATGCacagaaacttgtttttttttctattcaaGTGAGTAATTGCTGCATAATATGGACAGGAGCTTATTTAAACATGTGGGTTACCATGGCTTCTCCTCCGTGGTTTCATCTGTAGGTTCACTGCGCCGCTGCAACCAGCTGCCGTCTCCCCTCAGCTTGGTCCGCACTTTGGTGGTTTGGAACACAGCTGCTTTTTCCCCctctgagacacaaacacatgcatgtcacacacccacacaccatCTGATGTATTATACACACTGTAGGCTGCATCATAATGACATCTTAATCAGCGTCTGCTTGATGGCACGTATGATATTCAGCCCCTTTTGGGCCGACACACAGCACATAATCAACCACTTATATTCTGCATTAAATCAGGGCCATGACAGAAGATCAGAATTGAAAGAGTCATCAGCCTGGCACAGAGACACACCCTCTGTACTTATTAGGAGGAAACACGTCATCACACATTCTGGTCAGATCACTCACCTTTTGACATGCTTATTCTAGAggcttctctctcttcttccttctgcTTTCTTTACAGGTCACCTGAAAACATGTTGGACCCACATCAAGACAGGGATGGTGTTAAAAGCCAttgtgcaatttgtaagaatttaTTATGACACAGTCAGTTTCAAGATGGTCGTTCCCACGCCATGTTCCCTCACAATAAGGAACATGTGCTCTGAGGAATTCCTCAGTGTCATCCTTTCGACATGCAGAAGATCCTGTCCTACCACTTtccaaaaaaaaattctcccgTTGCTTAAATATGAatggacacatacacacatacatatttatgaTCCTTTGTGTTTGAATACTAAACATACTCATACAGAATTCAGCAAATATGGCTTCTAGTTACACATATCCAAATCAGTTGACCCCTTAGTTATTTACAGTCAAAAAACAACTTCAGAGGCTAACCCACTTCCACAGGGAaccaaacaaaaggaaaatactGTTGAAACACCAACGAGTGTTCTCATATCTGAAAGTAGGTGCAGACTACAGCTTATGCAAAAACTGCTAAATTCAAGAATGCAAATACAATTCCCAGAACTCCTGGGGCTGTGAATCCATGTCTTCTACAGCACATCGCCACAATAACTCTTAAGGATATTGCCCTCAATACTGGTGACAGAACTAATACGCCGAGGGCTCAGAAAGCATATTTATCCTTGGTTTAACACATCAGTCCACGCAAGATAAATGATTGATGAGGAGTGATAGCGTCTAGGGCAAGGAAGGAGCAGGATAGACAACTCTGGCCATAAGCAATCATGACAGGGAAACACCCAGACAAATAGGAGTGCAAACACTGACAGTTACCAACACTTTTAACAGTTTATGTAGCTTGATTGATCACTTTTACATTCCCTGATTACTAAAGCTTTAAACACAATCGCCGCAGATCATgtcataaatgaataacacaccTGCCAGCCAGAGTACATACCTGCTTTTACTTTATATCCACCACCAACGGCCACCCAGCTCAGTCGAGAGTCAGTGAGAGAGTGTCCTTCTGAGTGTGAGCAAAAGGGAAgtctttttctgtctgacaGGTGTCTCAGCACCTGCACTAAAGAAACAGGTACGGGCGTGAGCTGTAACAAGCCCTGCAAGTCATGGGAGGTAAATGTGGGGTGGGGCcgtacatgttttttttaatccatccgtgtgtgcgtgcgtaATAGAGGTTGCTAAGAACttatttttgtttactacagtacgtctttgttttgttcatggGAGTCAAGCAAGCAGGTACCTGCCGCACAGGTGGCTGACAATCAAATCTGAGAGCAAGCGAGAtaaagagaaggaagagggCGACGACAAGGTGCACAACAGCAAGGCATACATAAATGAGGCAACATCTCCTGTGGGAACGCTGCTCTCATGCTCACTGGGTAGGAAAACCCAGGAAGCACAGACATCATTAAAATGAGATCAAGAATACACACGACTGATCTGAGCTAACAAACAGGAGCAGTGGTCTACACATCAGTAGAAAGAATAGAAAAGACAATCTTgactttaaaaatcaaatatacTGAATACTAATTTTATGTTTGAACTATAAAGTTTGAGTATAAATAAAATTTCTATAGTCCAAATTCTAGGTCCAAAGGCAGATGAAAACCGTTATAAACAAAGTGTTTGCTCAATGTGAGTGACTGTCTTTATGTTTGTATGAatgaaagacaagaaaaatgaaaactccATGCTCCAGCAATTGTCCCAACAATTTCTCCAACAAATTGCAACAAAAAGCACCGTCTGAGCGACCGGCCACAGTGTGCACTCTTTGAAAACATAACATGGAGATCAGCCGACTACTGTTTCTATACAAAAAGCAATCTCACACATGCTGTGCGTACATTTGCGAAGGCTTTTCAAATCAGAAAAGGGTGTGAATAGATTTCGCAACATGTCAGGGAGAGAagtgggggtggaggaggaaatTAGCAAGTCTGAAAGCCAAAGTTTCACCCTGGTGAGCACATTGGCAAGTGTAAACGCTCGAGTCTATTATATACCTAgatccctctccctcttcccccCCCAACAAGAAACCAGTCGGACGGCCTTGCCCGGTGGCGCTGACTCTAGCAGTGAATCATTAGGGTGCTGCTGGCGCAGAATTAAAACGAGAATGCAAAGTATTTGTCACCACACCAAGACATGTAATGACAAAAATGCTTCACCTAGGGAACACAAAATCTTTGTATCagctaattatttattttatctaccATGAATACTGAAAAATGAGGCACTGTAGTATCAAAAACTTCAGCAGTTTTATAA
This window of the Pagrus major chromosome 18, Pma_NU_1.0 genome carries:
- the znf185 gene encoding zinc finger protein 185, with product MSKEGEKAAVFQTTKVRTKLRGDGSWLQRRSEPTDETTEEKPWIAEVRNSRLNGAPTSPVTSPTEPTPPSPKPDTERAPTSGFLIRGIFTKLDKPASTSNYNGFSGVNQFNKKPSEVYKKIAPHTVRSTAENKEGQLSNEEQEKRKEAASNVLKKSSVRQRSYVLSAAKKFEPKEEPTDTPLVNSDLAFVAKRVEIADDDESAAASQPASTLPAVPVTSVSSTPQAKPRKINDTSVKTAVDVAVKEPVAPKVEEKKEEVAPEPVKEDPPPAPVTEKDPFENMKPGCTKVATPLPELITECIQAVSTKPEPEDSDVSGQVDKPLVDLGPALPTPMSPTPASPAPASVVPESPAPVSLTPLSPAVEQPAPVSLTPLSPAVEQPAPLSLTPLSPATEQPAPLSVTPLSPATEQPAPLSVTPLSPATEQPAPLSFTPVSAVTEILVKTEPEPEPEPEPEPEPEPKPSSSVDTLTALSDTLISFDTSSTSFKDDEPALAAEEGGSADGRTTESGAEQEPEQEPAPELSNCVPMTDDLLVLTNGPEAPAEPVPPPSPGRWSQDLLSGLDSESNPAKTSSTLDFLANDVIPINTEARSLSMQREEEEQTDETAKETQSPTETVTLPTKTVIITDKSEEDSADPYSSRVTTTVTESSSADPFDPYPIGTTSPNSSSDLLQPLSDISINSASLPSTENKDPKTDMSSNVLESLADDIIPIDTDTTSLSTHRSWARTWETSTPEQSNAEESQDAEPEGQAEDQKMVIMFERKSKENDSPWDRWTSPTVYTITGEEEEEEEEEEQQQEEEESPKDTQTQTVTTIRESHSEPEPAMDRYDTYSRTVTEEDRRVETPEPEAKKGFVYVKEYVNSRPDYLTSSSTSYSYGSPSTYSSDSLSSTCTYCGKPVGNDAKISIEHLNINCHPDCFKCGVCSKPMGDLLDSMFLHGGEVNCESCYSKAFE